From a region of the Suncus etruscus isolate mSunEtr1 chromosome 11, mSunEtr1.pri.cur, whole genome shotgun sequence genome:
- the LOC126022167 gene encoding LOW QUALITY PROTEIN: ubiquitin-like modifier-activating enzyme 1 (The sequence of the model RefSeq protein was modified relative to this genomic sequence to represent the inferred CDS: inserted 2 bases in 1 codon), producing the protein MARIHFPSAANFSRTLCTFNLKRCTQRGFSCQERLAKRSSSAKKRQKLRKLTVVVWSSESGSFGSSPVGRRSFRPAXSSSLSKIRCMSGPDPKPGSNCSPAHSVLSEVSSVPTNGMARNGSEADIDEGLYSRQLYVLGHEAMKRLQTSSVLVSGLRGLGVEIAKNLILGGVKAVTLHDQGVAQWADLSSQFYLREEDIGKNRAEVSQPRLAELNSYVPVSAYTGPLVEDFLSNFQVVVLTNTPLENQLRIGEFCHSRGLKLVVADTRGLFGQLFCDFGEEMILTDVNGEQPLSAMVSMVTKESPGVVTCLDEARHGFESGDLVSFSEVQGMIELNGSPPMEIKVLGPYTFSICDTSNFSDYIRGGIVSQVKVPKKISFKSLLASLAEPDFVMTDFAKCCRPVQLHIGFQALHYFCAQHGRLPRPRNEQDATQLVALAQAVNARATLGVHQNSLDEDLIRQLSYVAAGDLAPINAFIGGLAAQEVMKACSGKFMPIMQWLYFDALECLPEDKAALTEEKCLPRQNRYDGQVAVFGSDLQEKLSKQKYFLVGAGAIGCELLKNFAMIGLGCGEGGEIIVTDMDTIEKSNLNRQFLFRPWDVTKLKSDIAVAAVQQMNPHIRVTSHQNRVGPDTEQIYDDDFFQNLDGVTNALDNVDARMYMDRRCVYYRKPLLESGTLGTKGNVQVVIPFLTESYSSSQDPPEKSIPICTLKNFPNAIEHTLQWARDEFEGLFKQPAENVNQYLTDPKFLERTLRLTGTQPLEVLEALQRSLLLQRPQSWADCVIWACHHWHTQYSHNIQQLLHNFPPYQLTSSGAPFWSGPKRCPHPLTFDVSNPLHLDYVMAAANLFAQTYGLAGSQDRAAVAILLQTVQIPEFTPKSGLKIHVSDQELQSANASVDDSHLEELKATLTSPEKLPGFKMYPIDFEKDDDSNFHMDFIVAASNLRAENYDIPPADRHKSKLIAGKIIPAIATTTAAVVGLVCLELYKVVQGHRQLVSYKNGFLNLALPFFGFSEPLAAPRHQFYNQEWTLWDRFEVQGLQPNGEEMTLRQFLDYFKTEHKLEITMLSQGVSMLYSFFMPAAKLKERLDQSVTEIMSRVSKRKLGRHVRALVLELCCNDETGEDVEVPYVRYTIHR; encoded by the exons GAAAGACTAGCAAAACGAAGTTCTTCagcaaaaaagagacaaaaattaaGAAAGCTGACCGTGGTGGTTTGGTCTTCCGAGTCTGGAAGCTTCGGCTCTTCTCCAGTAGGAAGGCGAAGCTTCCGCCCCGC CAGCTCGTCGCTGTCTAAAATACGTTGCATGTCCGGGCCTGATCCAAAGCCGGGTTCTAACTGCTCCCCTGCCCATTCTGTGTTGTCCGAAGTATCTTCAGTACCAACCAACGGAATGGCGAGGAACGGCAGTGAAGCCGACATAGATGAAGGTCTCTACTCCCGGCAACTGTATGTGTTGGGCCATGAGGCCATGAAAAGGCTGCAGACATCCAGCGTACTGGTCTCAGGCTTGCGGGGCCTAGGTGTGGAGATCGCCAAGAACCTCATCCTTGGTGGGGTCAAGGCAGTCACCCTACACGACCAAGGCGTCGCTCAGTGGGCTGACCTCTCCTCTCAGTTCTACCTACGGGAGGAGGACATTGGTAAAAACCGTGCTGAGGTCTCCCAGCCCCGCCTTGCTGAACTCAACAGTTATGTACCTGTCAGTGCCTACACTGGGCCCTTGGTGGAGGACTTCCTTAGTAATTTTCAGGTTGTGGTCCTCACCAATACCCCTCTGGAGAATCAGCTACGAATTGGGGAGTTCTGTCATAGCCGAGGCCTCAAGCTGGTGGTGGCAGACACCAGGGGCCTATTTGGAcagctcttctgtgactttggAGAGGAAATGATCCTCACAGATGTCAACGGAGAGCAGCCTCTCAGTGCCATGGTTTCTATGGTTACCAAGGAGAGCCCTGGTGTGGTTACCTGCCTGGATGAAGCCCGACATGGGTTTGAAAGTGGTGACTTGGTCTCCTTTTCAGAAGTACAGGGCATGATCGAGCTTAACGGAAGTCCGCCCATGGAAATTAAAGTTTTGGGTCCCTATACGTTTAGCATCTGTGACACTTCTAACTTCTCTGACTATATCCGCGGAGGCATTGTCAGTCAGGTCAAAGTACCCAAGAAGATCAGCTTTAAGTCTTTGCTGGCCTCACTGGCAGAACCTGATTTTGTGATGACAGATTTTGCTAAGTGCTGTCGCCCTGTGCAGCTGCACATTGGCTTCCAGGCCTTACACTACTTCTGTGCTCAGCATGGCCGGCTACCTCGACCTCGCAATGAGCAGGATGCCACTCAGCTTGTGGCCCTGGCACAGGCGGTGAATGCTCGAGCCACTCTAGGAGTACACCAAAATAGCCTGGATGAAGATCTTATCCGGCAGTTGTCCTATGTGGCTGCTGGGGATCTAGCCCCCATAAATGCTTTCATAGGGGGCTTGGCTGCCCAGGAGGTCATGAAGGCCTGCTCCGGGAAGTTTATGCCCATCATGCAGTGGCTATATTTTGATGCCCTTGAGTGTCTTCCTGAAGATAAAGCGGCCCTCACAGAGGAAAAGTGTCTCCCACGCCAGAACCGTTATGATGGACAGGTAGCTGTCTTTGGCTCAGACCTTCAAGAAAAGTTAAGCAAGCAGAAGTACTTTTTGGTCGGTGCAGGAGCCATTGGCTGTGAGCTGCTCAAGAATTTTGCCATGATTGGGTTGGGCTGTGGGGAGGGCGGTGAAATTATTGTCACAGACATGGACACCATCGAGAAGTCAAATCTGAATAGACAATTTCTGTTCCGTCCCTGGGATGTTACGAAGTTAAAGTCTGATATAGCTGTGGCTGCTGTGCAACAGATGAACCCCCACATTCGAGTGACAAGCCACCAGAACCGTGTGGGCCCTGATACAGAGCAGATCTATGATGATGATTTCTTCCAAAACCTGGATGGAGTGACTAATGCCTTGGACAATGTGGATGCCCGGATGTACATGGATCGCCGCTGTGTGTACTATCGTAAGCCACTACTAGAGTCAGGCACTCTGGGCACCAAGGGCAATGTACAGGTGGTGATCCCCTTCCTGACAGAGTCATACAGCTCTAGCCAGGACCCACCTGAAAAGTCCATCCCCATCTGCACCCTGAAGAACTTCCCAAATGCCATCGAACACACCCTGCAGTGGGCTCGGGATGAGTTTGAAGGCCTCTTCAAGCAGCCTGCAGAAAATGTAAACCAGTATCTCACAGACCCCAAGTTTTTGGAGAGAACACTGCGTTTGACAGGCACCCAACCTCTGGAGGTGCTGGAGGCACTGCAACGCAGCCTGCTGCTGCAGCGGCCACAGTCTTGGGCTGATTGTGTCATCTGGGCCTGCCACCACTGGCACACCCAGTACTCTCACAACATCCAACAGCTGTTGCACAACTTCCCTCCTTACCAGCTCACAAGTTCTGGAGCCCCTTTCTGGTCTGGGCCCAAACGCTGTCCACACCCACTTACCTTTGATGTCAGCAATCCACTGCATCTGGACTATGTGATGGCTGCTGCCAATCTCTTTGCCCAGACCTATGGGCTGGCAGGCTCTCAGGACCGTGCTGCTGTGGCCATCCTCCTCCAGACTGTGCAGATTCCAGAGTTCACCCCCAAGTCTGGCCTCAAGATCCATGTCTCAGACCAAGAGCTGCAAAGTGCCAATGCCTCTGTTGACGACAGTCATCTAGAGGAACTCAAGGCTACACTGACCAGCCCAGAAAAGCTGCCTGGATTCAAGATGTACCCCATCGATTTTGAGAAGGATGATGATAGCAATTTCCATATGGATTTTATTGTGGCTGCATCTAACCTCCGGGCTGAGAACTATGACATTCCCCCTGCAGACAGGCACAAGAGCAAATTAATTGCTGGGAAGATCATTCCAGCCATTGCCACCACCACAGCAGCTGTGGTTGGCCTTGTATGTCTGGAGTTGTACAAAGTGGTACAGGGGCACCGACAGCTCGTCTCCTATAAGAATGGTTTTCTCAATTTAGCCCTTCCATTTTTTGGATTCTCTGAACCCCTTGCTGCACCTCGTCACCAGTTCTATAACCAAGAATGGACATTGTGGGATCGCTTTGAGGTACAGGGGCTACAGCCTAATGGTGAAGAGATGACCCTCAGACAGTTCCTTGACTACTTTAAGACAGAGCATAAGTTGGAGATCACCATGCTGTCCCAGGGGGTATCTATGCTCTACTCTTTCTTCATGCCAGCTGCAAAGCTCAAGGAACGGTTGGATCAGTCAGTGACAGAGATCATGAGCCGTGTGTCAAAGCGAAAGTTGGGGCGCCATGTGAGGGCGCTGGTGCTTGAGCTGTGCTGCAACGATGAGACCGGCGAGGATGTCGAGGTCCCCTATGTACGTTACACCATCCACCGATAA